Below is a genomic region from Miscanthus floridulus cultivar M001 chromosome 1, ASM1932011v1, whole genome shotgun sequence.
CCTCTAGGTTGTAGCTTGTCTTGTTTTATGCGGCTATCCTTGTTTTTTTAATAAATGCCTCCAGTTGGCTGCAAGTCATGTTTCTTGACTTTTTCTAACGTGTTGTATAATATATAATTTGCCCCCCCTAATTAGCAGTTTATGCAATGTTTATTTTAATAATTTGTCCCATCATGTTGTAGCTTGTCTTATTTTTGTCCGCTACTCTGTTTATGGGTTAGTACATTTATATAAATACTatataataaatttattatatTTTGATAGTAACAATTGATGTGCATACCACGTAAAAACTTTAGTTTatttttagagtagcaagtttagtATTACACAGTAGCAACTTATTTCATAAATCTCCTAGCATATTTTTACACATAAATTGTTATTAAAATAATATTCTTCGAAACATAGGTAAGTGTGATCTAGTTTTATTCGCCTCGTCACATAGAACATACCGGTGCAAATGGAATTGAAAACGGATAAGCCATTCAAAAATTATAGCCATCAAAAAAATATTTTGATTTTTTGTTTTGCGTCTgactgagtgtgtgtgtgtggctgGGCCGCTGGGGCAACGGCGTGTGTCTGAAACTCTGAGTTGCGCGCGCGTGGCTTGGAGGTCGCACGCTACGCCCCGTGCGCGCCCGGTCACGGGTTATCCGTGTCCATTTGGCTTGGGGGTAACGGTGGGGATGCTATGCTAGTAGAAACAAAAAGACCACATGTTTCTCAAAAAACCTAACTTGAAAAATATCATATAGGTCTAAAAATATAGCCTGATGCCACATGTAAATCCGACATGGATTGTTTGTTTTGGGTTTGGGTAGGGGCGGATGCAACGGTGGGGCGGGGGTGCTCGAGCCCCCCCACAGATACCGGAGCAGTGGAGTCTTTCTGGAGCCCTATAAATTTTTTATGTAAAGTTCTATGGTGCaggtggggctgagacttaaAATCGAGCAACAGTCGGAGGTATGTGAAGGATCAGCCCCCCTAAAAATTTTCCTGAATTCGCCGCTGGGTTTGGgttagggagaggaagagaggcctAGGATTAGGTCTAGACCTTATTAATAAAAGAAATACAACAAATGATTAGTTAGCATTTAAGCGTGTTTGGTTCTACGTCCATGTAGCTTTACCTGCTAATAGGGACGGACCTACAGCGTATGTAGGGTGGGCCACCGCATACCCTGGGGTCCGCCAGTCATAGAGATAGGTAGAAATTttcaatgtaaaaaaaattgcATAAGAAATTTTTTTGATTTACCGAATTACATTAGAATTTTTTTTGCTGCGCATACCCAgaggtaaaaacctaggtccgtcaCTGCCTGCTAAGCAAATGTCGTAAGCCATTGAGTTTTGGTCGTCTGACTGTTAAGATTTCTCCGTGGGAGACAAGTCGTTTGGCATGTCGCAAAGGCGCAAACTAAAAGCCCGAGTGGTTGTTTGATTTACGGCCTCCTAAATAAGCTCTCTGtcagcagtggcggagccaggatttataCTCAGGGAGGGCCGGCCGTCAGGAATTATACTTAGGGGGGCCGGCTCGGTCTTTTTTAttacgataattttattatctagttgtgttttgtataattatattatctagaagatattaataggtatatatgacaagaattttatataatcttcctcttaatataaataaaaaactgCCAGCCCCCTTGGCTCCGCCAGTGTCTGTCAGCCACATCAATTCGGATCCAGGTGTCTAAAATCAGACGTGTGTGAGTTTTTTTTAATCAGACGTGATACCTGGCTGCTGTGCGTGATTGTTAAATTTGCTCGGGGCAACCAAACAGCCCCTTCGGGTTTGTTGTTTGCTTTGAGATAAATAGCCTGGTTGGTTCGTATTATTGCTGATTTATGAAGAAATATTATTGTTTGGTTggcgtgaaagaaaaatactgtgaTCGTTTACGACAACAGCCAAACCGAAACCTGGCTCGCGTCTGATTTTGGACGGGATCGACGTGCGCGATGCGTCACGTCTCACGTGCCTGGCTGGCACCAACCAATGAACCAAAACACGCCCATGCCGGCTCCTGGCCAAGGCAAAGAACCCCCGAGCCCCGAGAAAACTCCGACTGCTCACCCCTGCCGTTTCGTTCCCCGTTCACCTCGCGGGAGGAGCGCGCGCTCGCTCTCTCGTCGCCGACAACCGGGGGACCGCCGCCGCAGCCCTACGGCAGGTGCCCTGGTCCGGGCGCTTTGCCGGCGACGAGCAGCCACCAGGTATCGGCACggcaccccttctcttccctttctactgtgcgaaaccgagcacccgaACCCTAGCTTGAAGCTATCTGGATGCTTGTGTTCGGATCCGATCTAGTACTTACAAGCTTATGCATTCATTATTTCATTATGCTTACACGTACGATGGTGTTCGTGCTCAATGGTTTAGCCGATCTGTATCATGCATTAAAAAGTAATCAAGTTGTAAACTTTAGCCATTCATACTTACCTATCGGGGAGTCTGGTTAATCATTTGATGATTTTGGAAACATTTAGCATTCTTTGCGGTTAATCAAGACAATGCACGGCCTTTCTTATGGCTTTACACTCCTTATTATGTTTTACAGTATATACCTTTTTGTATTGGAGTTGTAACCCATACACAGTTGTTTTCTGTAAAGCTTTTTCTTTCCCCTTTTAACATTTGACAATGTGTGCCATTGCTTACACTTTTGATGACATTTTTCTGCATTTTCCTGGAGCAGATAGAGGATTGTGACCAATCAAGATGTCCGGGGAAAACCCAGCAACAGCAGCAGAGGATCCACCTCCATTGGCGAATGGAGAATCTGCTGCTTCAGATAAGAATGATGCTGAGAAGTATGGCTCTGAAGAGAGGAGGGAAGTGGCAGTGACTAGCAATGATGCCTATGAAGTGAAGAGTGGCTGTGAAATTGGCACAGAGCGCGCGGCAGATGAGGGCGCAAATATTGTGGAGACCGATGATACCAACGAAGCCAATTCAGGTTCTGCTAATGTGGTTGGCGCTGTGGATGTTAAAATGGTTGAGACACAGCGTGAAGCCAATATTGAAGCTGTGGATGTTAAAATGATCGAGACACAGCATGAAGCCAGTCTTGAAGCTGTGGATGTTAGAATTGTCGAGACACAGCATGAAGTCAGTATTGAAGCTGTGGATGTTAAAATGGTTGAGACACAGCATGAAGCAAATATTGAAGTTGTGGATGTTAAAATGGTCGAGACAAAGCATGAAGCCAATATTGAAGCTGAGGATGTGAAAATGGTTGACACAAAACATGAAGCCGTTATTGACGTTGAGGTTGTGAAAATGGTTGATACGCAACACGAAGCCAACATTGAAGCTAAGGATGTGAAAATGGTTGACACACAGCATGAAGCCAATATTGATGCTGGGGAAGATGCGTGTCAAGTTAAGGAGGGACTGAATGGCGATAATCAGTATGCCAAGGCATCAGAAGGTGAGGACACCAAGATGATTGAAGCAAAGGCTGATACTAGGAATTCCGAGGCACAAGAAAATAGGAAGCCAGAAAAGGAAGGCAATGCAGAAGAGAAGACAAATCATGCCAATGGCATTGAAATGGCTGAGAAGGAAGATGTGTGTCAGAAGGAAGATAAGGAGGGAATGAATGAGGACAGTCAGGATGCCAAGGTAGCTGAAGCTGATGAAATGAACATGGTCGAAGCAAAGGTTGATGCTAGAAATGCAGAGGCTCAAGGAAATGGGAAGAAGGAAGAAATGGAGGACAAGATGGAAGAGAAGGGAAACAATGCCAATGTTGAAGATGATGTGAAAACTTTTGGCAACGAAGATGCATTCCAGAAGAGAGTCAAGGAGGGAAATAATGAGGATAGGCAAGATGCCAGGGCATCAGAAGGTGATGAAATCAAGATGGTTGAAGCAAAGACTGATGGAAATGCTGAGGTAGAAGGAaatgagaagaaggaagacaaaGCTGGCCAGACTGAAGAGAAGAAAAATAATGCCGGTATTGAAACCGAGGAGTTAAAAGTGCCTGACAAGGAATATACATGTGAAGAGGAAGATAAAAATTTAAAGAATGAGAGTATTCAAGATGGCAAGGCAGCAGATGGTGAGGACATGAGGAGTGTTGAAGGAAAGACTGATGCTGAAATTGCAGAGGTAATAGAAAGTAGGAAAAATGGAGAAGTGGAGTTCAAGGCTGAACAGAAGAAAAATGATGCCAATATTGAAGCCGAGAATGTGATTATGGTTGACAGGGGAAATGCATGTCAGACAGAAGATAAGGTGAGAAAAAATGATGATAGTCAGGATGCCAACCCAGCAGAATGTGAGGACATCAAGACGGTTGAAGCAAAGAGTGATGCTGGAAATGCAGCGGTAAAGGAAAATGAGAGGAAGGAAACAAAGGAGGAGCATAATGAAGAAAAGGAAAATGTTGTCAATGTTCAAGCTGATGATGTGAAAATTGCCGACAAGGAAGATGCATGTCGGAAGGAAGACAAGGAAAGAAAGACTGAGGATAGTCACGGCGCCAAGGCAGCAGAAGGCGGGGAAACTATGATGGCTGAATCAAAGTCTGCGGCTGTACATGCAGAGGTTAAAGAAAATGGACAGAAGGAAGAAGGTGGGAACGAGACTGAAGAGAAACAAATCATATGCATGGAGAAACAAGACGAAGATAAGATGGCGCCAGCAGAAGTAGATAAACTAGAACTGGACAATAGAGAACAGATTGGCGTGGAAATGCAGGATGGGTTGAAAGAGGAAGAAAAAAGTGGTTTTGATAAGCATGAAGTGAGTGATAGAGAAGAAAGTGTTGAGGAGAGTCAGCAGGAATTTAAAGGGGAGGCAAAAGGTAATGTGGGCAAGCAAGAAGTGGATGATAGAGAACAAAATACCAAGGAGAAGCAGGACGGATTGGAAGAGGTAGAAAGAGTTCTTTCTGGCAAGGATGAGGCAGCAAAAAATGAACAAGAGGGAGCTGCTGAGGAGCAAGAGGGAGAGAAATGGGACGGAAATGTGGCTGCTgagaagaaagaggaagagaaACAAGATGCCAAGCTGACTGCTGTGGAAAAGGACAAAACACATGATGGAAAAGTGGCTGCtgagaaggaagaggaagaggaagaggaagtgaACGAAAACGTAACTTCTGAGAAGAATGAAGTGGGTGTGATCGAAAGGGGAGTTTCTGAGAAGGATGAGGAAATGGAAACAAAGGGAAACACTACTGCTGATAAACAAGAGGGAAAGAAAGATAATCAAATAGATGATATATGTAAACACGAGGGACAAAATAAAGGGACCAAACGAGCAAATGCTGACATAGAAGAGGCAGAAAATGGAAGCGTGTCTAATAAAAAAGAGAAGGATGGCGAGGCGACAGTGGAACAAGGTGGCGAGTCAGACAAGAACGTGGAAGAGAATAAGAATGGAGAACCAAAGAGCAAGAAGGCAAGGATTATTATAGAAAAGGACCATGGAAAGGATAAGAAACAAGATGGTTCTAAGTCTAGGGAAGCCAAGAACTTGCTGAGTACCCCAAGTCCTTATTCTCTTGATCGTCCGGTGCGTGCCAGGAAAACAGTGGAGAGGTTGGTTGAAGTGATTGAGAAGGAGCCGCTTATTGTTGAGAAGGTTATATCCTCACAGACATCTTTTCCTATTTGATTCCGTTGTCATACTGTGCCCTTTCATAATGCTTTTTAAACATGTCAATGCAGGGCCGTGGCACACCTTTGAAGAATATACCTGGCGGTGCGGAACTCTGTCGCAATatctttctatttttggtttcgTAAACACTGCATTTTGCACCCTTACAATCTCACCTGAGGCATATAAATATGTTTTTGGTACATTAAACCTAAGATGACCTCATAATGCTATCTTTTTTTAACTATATATTGTGGTATAATATGTTATGAAGTAATATGATTCTTGGCGAAACCAGTAGCCCTGTTAAAGTGTGTATCTCCAGGGGTTTCCATCTTCTATATTTTTTGGTGCCTGCTATTTTCTTAACAATTACAACTTCATGGCTTTAATCTGATTAGGAAACAAACGATTTTGTTCACATGGCATGGTAACCTATACTCCCTCCTGTCCTAACACAATCTCTAAGTATGCCTTTGACAGCCACCATCTTTTCAGAATATATGCGTAAAACCCAGGATGAGATTATGAAAGTATCTTTGAAGACAAATCTACACTTGTGACTTTCTTGTTTCCAAACTAATATAGAAGTTATTGATATCCTGATTTCAAAGTATTCGAGACTGGTGTGGTGTGACTCTTATATTTTTGTATCTTTGACTTCGATTGACTCTATATCAGTTTCCTGTTTTGAAACTGCACCTTGCGCTTTCTCAGAATTGAAGTTTCTATATTGTTAGTGCCCTGGCAGAATTTTTGCATGTTGCAGTGTTGCATTATCTCTATGTTGCAGTACTGATTCTGCAGTTCAATGACTTGCAACATCAATTCTTTCTACAAGTGTTGATCAGTATATACTCTGCTGATTCAGATTTGAATATTTTGCAGTTGCGAAGAGAATATCAGATAAACAACCTTCCGAGCTTAAGCTTCTCCATCAAATCCTTTTTGGGAGGTTGGGAAAGGTAATTTAAAATATAAATGTTGCGCTTTTAAAATGACTCATGCAGATTTCTGTTGTGGGATTTTTCTAGACTTCAGTTAATTATTTCATCTGGGACAGTTAAAAACATAGTAAAATCTCTGGCGAAGTCATGGTAGATCTTTGGAAAGAATATGTTCTTATATTGAACGATTCCATGTCTGTGGACCATGAATACATAATTCACCTGGCCCAAGTGACATTCTCAGTAACTTGTATAGTTCATGCTTTAGGACCAAGGCGCACATAATGAAAATATCTGCAGGAAATCTGGAACTTTGCTACGTTGCACCTATTTGTAGGCTTTCACTTGAACTTAAAGCTTCCATAGGTTTAATCCTATGTAACAATCTGTTTTAGACTAGCATCTTACTTCCTTTGATAAGCTTAGTTTAAGCTGCTTTAAACTTTGGTGTTATGAAACCAAATAGAAGTTCTAGCCTGTCTAAACTGGTCTTGCTAATCAATGTTATCAAGTTGTCCGACTCACGATTAGTCAGGCTGACCAGTGACATGATGATCAGCTATGCACTACGATTAGTCATGATTAGTCGCGATTAATCACAATTAGTCACCATTAGCCGGGCTGATCGGTGCCATGGTGACTAGGATCGATTAGACGATTTGATAACATTGTTGCTAATAAAGGGAGTACTTTCAGGATGAACAAAATGATTAAACGTGTTTTTTTTTACTTTACATGTTGGCAGATACACCTTATTAGTCTTTTTTCTGGGGTTTGGTTTTGTCACTGGCTCACTGCTTCTGGCTTTTGACCGAAACACTTGTAAAATTTCAAGTTCTGAGGCTACCTTTGAAAATTGGAAGTCTGGGATATAAATTAGATGCAATTAGTAGCCTCTTGGTATACATTTTGTTAAAAAGAAGGTCCAGGCATGTGAACCAGCTGAACTGAAACTAGAGTCCCCAAAACCAGCTGAACTTAAACTAGAGTCCCAAAAACCAGTGTACATTTATATACAGAGGGATTACTTGCTTCAAGTTGAATTCTTGTGTTTTTCGTTTGTTGTTTTATCACAGTTGAACTCTGCACAAATTGTCATTGATGCCAAAGCTTCAGTCCAAGATTCTTTTAAATATACTTATCCCGACAAATTGTTACAGGCTGTTGATTTCAAAAGCCATATACTTGAGTTCTCTGGATTTCTGTGGCATGAGAGTGATGTAAGCATCATTGTTTTTTCCCCAAAATTTCAAAGATTGGTAGTTGCACTATTTATCTGAGATTATTATTTTAACTTTGGCGGCTCTCTTTCTTGTAGGAAAAGCATAGAGCCAAGGCCAAGGAGAAGCTTGACAAATGTTCGATAGAAACGTTATTGGATCTCTGCAATCTGCTTGTTATTCCAGTTTCAAGGGTAAATAGTAGAAAGGTTGATGAATATCTTTTATCTTGCTTACTTAACTTGAATCCGAGTGCAGCATGATGCAATTTCGGTTTTTTCTGTAACTAAGTTACCCATGCAGGATGACATTGTGGCGAAGCTGCTGGATTTCATTGCTGAGCCCCGCGCTAAGGATGATTCTACACTTTCTGA
It encodes:
- the LOC136535973 gene encoding DEK domain-containing chromatin-associated protein 3-like isoform X1, which produces MSGENPATAAEDPPPLANGESAASDKNDAEKYGSEERREVAVTSNDAYEVKSGCEIGTERAADEGANIVETDDTNEANSGSANVVGAVDVKMVETQREANIEAVDVKMIETQHEASLEAVDVRIVETQHEVSIEAVDVKMVETQHEANIEVVDVKMVETKHEANIEAEDVKMVDTKHEAVIDVEVVKMVDTQHEANIEAKDVKMVDTQHEANIDAGEDACQVKEGLNGDNQYAKASEGEDTKMIEAKADTRNSEAQENRKPEKEGNAEEKTNHANGIEMAEKEDVCQKEDKEGMNEDSQDAKVAEADEMNMVEAKVDARNAEAQGNGKKEEMEDKMEEKGNNANVEDDVKTFGNEDAFQKRVKEGNNEDRQDARASEGDEIKMVEAKTDGNAEVEGNEKKEDKAGQTEEKKNNAGIETEELKVPDKEYTCEEEDKNLKNESIQDGKAADGEDMRSVEGKTDAEIAEVIESRKNGEVEFKAEQKKNDANIEAENVIMVDRGNACQTEDKVRKNDDSQDANPAECEDIKTVEAKSDAGNAAVKENERKETKEEHNEEKENVVNVQADDVKIADKEDACRKEDKERKTEDSHGAKAAEGGETMMAESKSAAVHAEVKENGQKEEGGNETEEKQIICMEKQDEDKMAPAEVDKLELDNREQIGVEMQDGLKEEEKSGFDKHEVSDREESVEESQQEFKGEAKGNVGKQEVDDREQNTKEKQDGLEEVERVLSGKDEAAKNEQEGAAEEQEGEKWDGNVAAEKKEEEKQDAKLTAVEKDKTHDGKVAAEKEEEEEEEVNENVTSEKNEVGVIERGVSEKDEEMETKGNTTADKQEGKKDNQIDDICKHEGQNKGTKRANADIEEAENGSVSNKKEKDGEATVEQGGESDKNVEENKNGEPKSKKARIIIEKDHGKDKKQDGSKSREAKNLLSTPSPYSLDRPVRARKTVERLVEVIEKEPLIVEKGRGTPLKNIPGVAKRISDKQPSELKLLHQILFGRLGKAVDFKSHILEFSGFLWHESDEKHRAKAKEKLDKCSIETLLDLCNLLVIPVSRVNSRKLPMQDDIVAKLLDFIAEPRAKDDSTLSDDQGSNSRKRKREVGSATKNPEGTHKRSRKKLDDEHTSRKRWQKYSESESDEDAEEGHEEDDHMKSDSEENKDDGEEVDSEQEDRYGRRKVKAGKKSVDGKGSTAKTKRKAITGISPNTAPIATLSKCSSRVSSSPKSSKDKQRSAVDLSVVSRKSKPITPKHTTNSEKETNERRSSGKGSTSKGKSAEAEQALPSKDELQKTIVQLLKKVDFDNVTFSDILKVLDKRYKMDVSSMKDTVKSIILDELVKLAEADED
- the LOC136535973 gene encoding DEK domain-containing chromatin-associated protein 4-like isoform X2, with the translated sequence MSGENPATAAEDPPPLANGESAASDKNDAEKYGSEERREVAVTSNDAYEVKSGCEIGTERAADEGANIVETDDTNEANSGSANVVGAVDVKMVETQREANIEAVDVKMIETQHEASLEAVDVRIVETQHEVSIEAVDVKMVETQHEANIEVVDVKMVETKHEANIEAEDVKMVDTKHEAVIDVEVVKMVDTQHEANIEAKDVKMVDTQHEANIDAGEDACQVKEGLNGDNQYAKASEGEDTKMIEAKADTRNSEAQENRKPEKEGNAEEKTNHANGIEMAEKEDVCQKEDKEGMNEDSQDAKVAEADEMNMVEAKVDARNAEAQGNGKKEEMEDKMEEKGNNANVEDDVKTFGNEDAFQKRVKEGNNEDRQDARASEGDEIKMVEAKTDGNAEVEGNEKKEDKAGQTEEKKNNAGIETEELKVPDKEYTCEEEDKNLKNESIQDGKAADGEDMRSVEGKTDAEIAEVIESRKNGEVEFKAEQKKNDANIEAENVIMVDRGNACQTEDKVRKNDDSQDANPAECEDIKTVEAKSDAGNAAVKENERKETKEEHNEEKENVVNVQADDVKIADKEDACRKEDKERKTEDSHGAKAAEGGETMMAESKSAAVHAEVKENGQKEEGGNETEEKQIICMEKQDEDKMAPAEVDKLELDNREQIGVEMQDGLKEEEKSGFDKHEVSDREESVEESQQEFKGEAKGNVGKQEVDDREQNTKEKQDGLEEVERVLSGKDEAAKNEQEGAAEEQEGEKWDGNVAAEKKEEEKQDAKLTAVEKDKTHDGKVAAEKEEEEEEEVNENVTSEKNEVGVIERGVSEKDEEMETKGNTTADKQEGKKDNQIDDICKHEGQNKGTKRANADIEEAENGSVSNKKEKDGEATVEQGGESDKNVEENKNGEPKSKKARIIIEKDHGKDKKQDGSKSREAKNLLSTPSPYSLDRPVRARKTVERLVEVIEKEPLIVEKGRGTPLKNIPGVAKRISDKQPSELKLLHQILFGRLGKAVDFKSHILEFSGFLWHESDEKHRAKAKEKLDKCSIETLLDLCNLLVIPVSRVNSRKDDIVAKLLDFIAEPRAKDDSTLSDDQGSNSRKRKREVGSATKNPEGTHKRSRKKLDDEHTSRKRWQKYSESESDEDAEEGHEEDDHMKSDSEENKDDGEEVDSEQEDRYGRRKVKAGKKSVDGKGSTAKTKRKAITGISPNTAPIATLSKCSSRVSSSPKSSKDKQRSAVDLSVVSRKSKPITPKHTTNSEKETNERRSSGKGSTSKGKSAEAEQALPSKDELQKTIVQLLKKVDFDNVTFSDILKVLDKRYKMDVSSMKDTVKSIILDELVKLAEADED
- the LOC136535973 gene encoding DEK domain-containing chromatin-associated protein 3-like isoform X3, whose translation is MSGENPATAAEDPPPLANGESAASDKNDAEKYGSEERREVAVTSNDAYEVKSGCEIGTERAADEGANIVETDDTNEANSGSANVVGAVDVKMVETQREANIEAVDVKMIETQHEASLEAVDVRIVETQHEVSIEAVDVKMVETQHEANIEVVDVKMVETKHEANIEAEDVKMVDTKHEAVIDVEVVKMVDTQHEANIEAKDVKMVDTQHEANIDAGEDACQVKEGLNGDNQYAKASEGEDTKMIEAKADTRNSEAQENRKPEKEGNAEEKTNHANGIEMAEKEDVCQKEDKEGMNEDSQDAKVAEADEMNMVEAKVDARNAEAQGNGKKEEMEDKMEEKGNNANVEDDVKTFGNEDAFQKRVKEGNNEDRQDARASEGDEIKMVEAKTDGNAEVEGNEKKEDKAGQTEEKKNNAGIETEELKVPDKEYTCEEEDKNLKNESIQDGKAADGEDMRSVEGKTDAEIAEVIESRKNGEVEFKAEQKKNDANIEAENVIMVDRGNACQTEDKVRKNDDSQDANPAECEDIKTVEAKSDAGNAAVKENERKETKEEHNEEKENVVNVQADDVKIADKEDACRKEDKERKTEDSHGAKAAEGGETMMAESKSAAVHAEVKENGQKEEGGNETEEKQIICMEKQDEDKMAPAEVDKLELDNREQIGVEMQDGLKEEEKSGFDKHEVSDREESVEESQQEFKGEAKGNVGKQEVDDREQNTKEKQDGLEEVERVLSGKDEAAKNEQEGAAEEQEGEKWDGNVAAEKKEEEKQDAKLTAVEKDKTHDGKVAAEKEEEEEEEVNENVTSEKNEVGVIERGVSEKDEEMETKGNTTADKQEGKKDNQIDDICKHEGQNKGTKRANADIEEAENGSVSNKKEKDGEATVEQGGESDKNVEENKNGEPKSKKARIIIEKDHGKDKKQDGSKSREAKNLLSTPSPYSLDRPVRARKTVERLVEVIEKEPLIVEKGRGTPLKNIPGVAKRISDKQPSELKLLHQILFGRLGKAVDFKSHILEFSGFLWHESDEKHRAKAKEKLDKCSIETLLDLCNLLVIPVSRDDIVAKLLDFIAEPRAKDDSTLSDDQGSNSRKRKREVGSATKNPEGTHKRSRKKLDDEHTSRKRWQKYSESESDEDAEEGHEEDDHMKSDSEENKDDGEEVDSEQEDRYGRRKVKAGKKSVDGKGSTAKTKRKAITGISPNTAPIATLSKCSSRVSSSPKSSKDKQRSAVDLSVVSRKSKPITPKHTTNSEKETNERRSSGKGSTSKGKSAEAEQALPSKDELQKTIVQLLKKVDFDNVTFSDILKVLDKRYKMDVSSMKDTVKSIILDELVKLAEADED